TTGGTGTTTCAGTTGGATGCGGATGTTTCCCTTGGGGACATCTTTTACATCCCCTGCTATGGTTTTTTGGCCTGGGGTATGATCCTGGCGGTGATTCCCCGACGGCTGAACATGGAACTGTGGCAATGGGCAGTGTTGGGGGCCGTGGCCATGGTGGGGATTGTGGTGACCTATGGTTTGGTGACCTATGCCGATAACACCGCTGAGTTAATGCTGGCCACTAACCCTGTGGCACTAGATGGAACCGAGTCTGACATCACGAATGCTCCTGCCTGGGCACTGTCCCTTAATGCGATGCTGTTGCCTTTTGCCAATGTGGTTAGCCAAATCTATATCGTGGGGGATGTGGCTTTGCTGATTGCAGCATCTACGTTGCTGTTGGCCTTTTGGGGGGGACGTTTTGCCCAATCTTGGCGCATGATTGCAGCGGCCATGTTCTGTTTTTATATTTCTGATATGTGGTATTACTACGCCGTGAATACCAACCCTGATTACCAAAGTGGAGAGCTGTTGGAGGTGGGCTGGGTGTTTAGTGCGGTGTTGGTGGCCATTGGTGCGGCTTTGGAATATGACATTTCCACCAAGTCACGGCGGGGTAGCGGGTCTCGGCGACGGGGGGGGGCTAGCTAGCTGGGTAGGCTGGGGTCGATCGCCAGGGTCTACAGCCTTCGCAGCATGATATCGCGATCGTTTTTCCGAAAGCCCAAGCGTTCATAAAGAGCTTGGGCTTTTATATTTTCGGGTCGGGCTTCCAAAAAGAGTAGGTGGATCCCTTGATCACAACAGGTTTGGATCACAAATTCCAGAGCTTGGGTGCCGAGACCTTGGCCCCGGTGGGCGGGGGGCAGGTATAACTCATCTAACAAGGCTGTGCGGCCTTGGAACTCCAGACTGTAGCCATAGGTTAAAACCAGGTAACCCACGGGCTGGGCCTGGGGCTGGGCCGGGGAACTGGGAACCGGCGGGGAGCCATCCCAAGCTGGAGCCAGGGGTTCAATCACATACACCTGTCCGTAACTGGGGGTTGCCAGTAAGGTTTCCAGGGCTGTGATCACGCCAGCGTCGAGGGATAGTCCTTCATGGCTATAAAAATCCACCATGGCACGGTGGAGACGGGGCAAATCGGCGGGAGTTGCCGGGGAAAAGCAAGCCGGGATCATAAGGGTGGGGGTTCTAAACAGTAGCTGATCCTAACTTGATTTGGATGCCGTTCCCAAGGCGCAGAACTTTGTTGACCTCTAGATCCATTTCAGGCACCTCAAGGAAGGGGATCCCGGAAAATTCAATGCCCCCCGCTAGGCTGAAGGTGCCCAGGCGGATCTCGGTTATTTTCCCAGCTTCAATGGCAACTAAGGCTCCATTGATCACCAGTCCGAGGGAGATATTGACCTCAAAGGTGCCCACGGGGGTTTCCTGGAATTTGAGGTGAATGGATGGGGCTTGTTCTGCGAGGACTTCATGGTTGACCAAGGGAATCATCACAGAGCCATCGCTTTGGATATGGGCTAACAGATCCCGGTATTCCATTAGCTCAAAGGATTTACTCCAGGCGGTGCCTAGAATACCTGAGGCAATATCCACTTCCGAGAGAATTTCACCGATTTTCTCGATCGCCACCGCATAAATAGCATCCACCGCACCATCGGGAATGCCTGCGGCGGCGGCAGCTTCTTCAATTTTGGCCTTCACAGCAGCGATGGCATCGGGGTTAACCTTGGGGGCTTCAGCGGTGTTATCGGCCACGATCGCCCCCAAGCCACCCGCGTCCTGATCCGCAGCCTCGGCAGCGGCTGAGTCTTCCTCGTCTTCAACTTCCGCTTCACCCAGGCCAAACACCTCAGCTAAGGCGGGTAACTCGGACGGGTCGTCGGGTTCTCCAGCCGCATCCCAAGCCTCTTTTTCCCCTAAGGCCAAGGCA
Above is a window of Prochlorothrix hollandica PCC 9006 = CALU 1027 DNA encoding:
- a CDS encoding GNAT family N-acetyltransferase, coding for MIPACFSPATPADLPRLHRAMVDFYSHEGLSLDAGVITALETLLATPSYGQVYVIEPLAPAWDGSPPVPSSPAQPQAQPVGYLVLTYGYSLEFQGRTALLDELYLPPAHRGQGLGTQALEFVIQTCCDQGIHLLFLEARPENIKAQALYERLGFRKNDRDIMLRRL